A stretch of Vibrio maritimus DNA encodes these proteins:
- a CDS encoding DUF3149 domain-containing protein: MDFWLDLLFGNAVGLSSMIVIFGAFGLMLFYGAFFIYKVMNDKSPH, from the coding sequence ATGGATTTTTGGCTTGATCTCCTATTTGGTAATGCAGTAGGCCTCTCTTCAATGATCGTTATCTTTGGAGCGTTTGGTTTAATGCTGTTTTACGGTGCTTTCTTCATTTATAAGGTAATGAATGACAAATCTCCTCACTAG